In Micromonospora sp. WMMA1363, a genomic segment contains:
- a CDS encoding non-ribosomal peptide synthetase, translating into MKLADLNLLPDDEQQRLLHESKGPELSFPAEATIAQVFRERAAASPDVRAVVFDGSSLTYRELDEWSDRLAGELIAAHGTGPGQLVALGLNRGIEMTVAIIAVWKAGAAYVPIDPETPDERVRYMLDDTAAPVVLCGSAHQERMERIAAAGTAVRAVDGLWGRAVRAGGAAAPTETGADAGSLAYVIYTSGTTGKPKGVMIENRSVVNHVCVISDLYDFAGEPGQEVMLQVLNYAFDGGVVPMVLALLTGNSLLHVPDQLWLEAEKFTEYLRGNGVTHMNGTPTFYKHIRLGEVPSLKRMVIGGEALDAACFREMTRVNKVPVFNEYGPTEATISTTSHAAREYDLAIGRPQSNSLVLILDEARRIVPVGAVGEVFLGGPGLARGYLNMPELTAERFVPNPFQSGAEKADAAWGPDGRNARLYRTGDLARRRSDGALEYVGRNDSQIKVRGFRVEPAEIEATLNAYPGVTQSAVLPAQAGRHGEPTAEVTSLVGFYVAAEQVNVDELLRHMGAALPSYMVPTELVHVDVVPMTVNGKLDVKALHALRSGVDSDGVAPRTALEGRVQEIVAGIIGLEPATIGVEDDLFGLGLNSILVIQLISALNNELGVDIAVPSLFMYPTIAELTETPEFQTAQVKVRSTAD; encoded by the coding sequence ATGAAGCTGGCCGATCTGAACCTCTTGCCGGACGACGAGCAGCAGCGGCTTCTCCACGAGAGCAAGGGGCCGGAGCTGTCCTTCCCGGCGGAGGCCACCATCGCCCAGGTGTTCCGCGAGCGGGCGGCGGCGTCGCCGGACGTCCGCGCGGTGGTCTTCGACGGTTCCTCACTGACGTACCGGGAGCTCGACGAATGGTCGGATCGGCTGGCCGGCGAGCTGATCGCGGCCCACGGAACGGGGCCCGGTCAGCTGGTGGCGCTCGGCCTCAACCGCGGCATCGAGATGACCGTCGCCATCATCGCGGTCTGGAAGGCCGGTGCCGCCTACGTGCCGATCGACCCCGAGACGCCGGACGAGCGGGTGCGCTACATGCTCGATGACACAGCTGCACCGGTCGTGCTCTGCGGCAGCGCGCACCAGGAACGGATGGAGCGGATCGCGGCAGCCGGCACGGCCGTCCGCGCGGTGGACGGCCTGTGGGGTCGGGCCGTGCGTGCGGGCGGGGCCGCGGCACCGACGGAGACGGGCGCGGACGCCGGAAGTCTGGCCTACGTCATCTACACCTCGGGCACGACCGGCAAGCCCAAGGGCGTGATGATCGAGAACCGCTCGGTGGTCAATCACGTGTGCGTCATCAGCGACCTCTACGACTTCGCCGGAGAGCCGGGCCAGGAGGTGATGCTGCAGGTTCTCAACTACGCGTTCGACGGCGGCGTCGTGCCAATGGTGCTCGCCCTGCTGACCGGGAACTCGCTGCTGCACGTCCCCGACCAGCTGTGGCTCGAAGCGGAGAAGTTCACCGAGTACCTGCGCGGCAATGGCGTCACCCACATGAACGGCACGCCGACCTTCTACAAGCACATCAGGCTCGGCGAGGTGCCGAGCCTCAAGCGCATGGTGATCGGCGGCGAGGCGCTCGACGCCGCGTGCTTCCGGGAGATGACGCGCGTCAACAAGGTCCCGGTGTTCAACGAGTACGGGCCGACCGAGGCCACGATCTCGACGACCTCGCACGCGGCCCGGGAGTACGACCTGGCGATTGGCCGGCCGCAGAGCAACTCGTTGGTGCTGATCCTCGACGAAGCGCGGCGCATCGTCCCGGTCGGTGCCGTCGGAGAGGTCTTCCTGGGCGGCCCCGGGCTGGCCCGCGGCTATCTCAACATGCCCGAGCTCACCGCGGAGAGGTTCGTCCCGAACCCCTTCCAGAGCGGAGCGGAGAAGGCCGACGCCGCCTGGGGTCCGGACGGGCGCAACGCGCGGCTCTACCGCACCGGGGATCTCGCGCGCCGGAGGTCCGACGGGGCGCTGGAGTACGTCGGCCGGAACGACTCGCAGATCAAGGTCCGCGGCTTCCGGGTGGAACCCGCCGAGATCGAGGCCACCTTGAACGCGTATCCGGGGGTGACGCAGAGCGCCGTGCTCCCCGCGCAGGCCGGGAGGCACGGGGAGCCCACAGCTGAGGTGACCTCCCTGGTCGGCTTCTATGTCGCCGCTGAACAGGTGAACGTCGACGAGCTGCTGCGCCATATGGGAGCGGCGCTGCCGTCCTACATGGTGCCGACCGAGCTCGTCCACGTGGATGTGGTCCCGATGACCGTCAACGGCAAACTGGACGTCAAGGCGCTGCATGCACTGCGGTCCGGCGTCGACTCCGACGGCGTCGCGCCGCGTACCGCGCTCGAGGGCAGGGTCCAGGAGATCGTCGCGGGCATCATCGGCCTGGAGCCCGCCACCATCGGCGTCGAGGACGACCTGTTCGGACTGGGGCTCAACAGCATTCTGGTGATCCAGCTGATCTCCGCGCTCAATAACGAACTCGGAGTCGACATCGCGGTCCCGTCGCTCTTCATGTATCCCACGATCGCGGAGCTCACGGAAACCCCGGAATTCCAGACTGCCCAGGTCAAGGTCCGCAGTACCGCCGACTGA
- a CDS encoding ankyrin repeat domain-containing protein codes for MLRLLLTYGANANQRRSDGTPAIVVAARRGDHAAVDVLLQAGADVDARDGRGRTALMHAVERDEQRVITALLLAGAAIGAVSADGMTALQLARGWQRQNVQFMLGERHAGLDDVPIVRTVVRAVPTGVRLAGDPQMLQLLASVLDIALDDLGDNEWETRTGADADTARAVAVRLREEVVPAANASWHQLDVTADELAAVRSALVELAYGTTRVMPAGASRLESIDVLEELNRQLGR; via the coding sequence GTGCTGCGCCTTCTCCTCACGTACGGTGCGAACGCCAACCAACGGCGTTCCGACGGCACGCCGGCGATCGTCGTGGCCGCCCGACGCGGCGATCACGCCGCGGTGGACGTGCTCCTGCAGGCCGGCGCCGACGTGGACGCCCGCGACGGGCGAGGACGGACGGCGTTGATGCACGCGGTCGAACGCGACGAACAACGGGTCATCACGGCCCTGCTGCTGGCCGGTGCCGCCATCGGCGCGGTCAGCGCCGACGGCATGACGGCCCTGCAACTGGCCCGCGGCTGGCAGCGCCAGAACGTACAGTTCATGCTGGGCGAGCGCCACGCCGGCCTGGACGACGTGCCGATTGTTCGCACCGTCGTCCGGGCCGTCCCGACCGGCGTCCGACTCGCCGGCGATCCGCAGATGCTTCAGCTGTTGGCGAGCGTCCTCGACATCGCTCTGGACGACCTCGGCGACAACGAATGGGAGACTCGGACGGGCGCGGACGCCGATACGGCACGGGCGGTTGCCGTGCGGCTGCGCGAGGAGGTCGTCCCCGCGGCCAATGCATCCTGGCATCAACTGGACGTCACCGCCGACGAGCTCGCCGCCGTGCGATCGGCTTTGGTCGAGCTCGCCTACGGCACCACGCGCGTCATGCCGGCCGGCGCCAGCCGACTGGAGAGCATCGACGTGCTTGAAGAGCTCAACCGGCAGCTCGGCCGCTGA
- a CDS encoding cytochrome P450 translates to MPVAPDHSRMRKVLSAAFTPRRIAAMEGKIQQVTDLLLDRLVECAAAGGAVDFMENFAVRVPLAVMCDLMGVPREDWSRFRPLAEDLNATLEMLIDDAQLAAADAAAAELDEYMSALVELRRADPRDDLISVLLAEADGEDAQLDSRELLANLELLLVAGFETTTNLLGNALALLFDHPEVREGLLAGTYTYAQFIEEVLRFDPPVQHMIRSAGEPGMKLAGVPIPVGAELVMLMGSANRDPLRFPDPDTFNPARPDNQPLSFGGGAHYCIAAGLARLEGVTALSRLLARYPRIALSGTPIRADRHGLRGFRELPVVLDR, encoded by the coding sequence GTGCCCGTGGCCCCGGACCACAGCCGGATGCGCAAGGTACTGTCGGCCGCGTTCACTCCAAGGCGGATCGCCGCGATGGAGGGCAAGATTCAGCAGGTTACGGACCTATTGCTGGACAGGTTGGTCGAGTGCGCCGCTGCGGGCGGGGCGGTGGACTTCATGGAGAACTTCGCGGTCCGCGTGCCGTTGGCGGTGATGTGTGATCTCATGGGGGTTCCTCGGGAGGACTGGAGCCGGTTCCGGCCGCTCGCCGAAGATCTGAACGCCACGCTTGAGATGCTCATCGACGACGCGCAGCTGGCCGCTGCCGACGCCGCGGCAGCGGAACTCGATGAGTACATGAGTGCATTGGTCGAGCTCCGCCGCGCCGATCCGCGGGACGACCTGATCAGCGTTCTGTTGGCTGAGGCCGACGGCGAGGATGCCCAACTGGATTCGCGTGAACTGCTGGCGAACCTGGAGCTCCTACTGGTCGCCGGCTTCGAGACCACCACGAATCTGTTGGGCAACGCATTGGCGCTACTCTTCGATCATCCAGAGGTTCGCGAAGGCCTGCTCGCCGGGACGTACACGTACGCACAGTTCATCGAAGAGGTGCTGCGCTTCGACCCACCGGTGCAGCACATGATCCGCTCGGCCGGGGAGCCGGGGATGAAGCTCGCCGGGGTGCCGATCCCGGTCGGGGCCGAGCTGGTGATGCTGATGGGATCAGCGAACCGTGATCCGCTGCGTTTCCCCGATCCGGATACCTTCAACCCCGCGCGCCCGGACAATCAGCCGTTGAGCTTTGGAGGAGGGGCGCATTACTGCATCGCTGCTGGGTTGGCCCGCCTGGAGGGTGTCACCGCGTTGAGCCGACTGCTGGCTCGCTATCCGCGTATCGCGCTGAGCGGCACGCCGATTCGGGCTGACCGCCACGGACTGCGAGGATTCCGCGAGCTTCCAGTAGTACTCGACAGGTAA
- a CDS encoding branched-chain amino acid aminotransferase — translation MSPRYPVTRTQAPTSDAELSKILASPEFGRHFADHMASATWTPDDGWHDRGVGPIKPFSLHPGTAVLHYAQEIFEGLKAYRHADGGIHLFRPELNAKRFARSAERLALPRLPEEEFIASVEELVRVDARWVPIPEVEKSLYVRPFMFAIDEYLAAKPAEVVAYSVIAWPTGSLFAAGQSGVTLWVSSRYTRSALGGTGGAKCGGNYAAGMAAQIEAKQHGCDQVMYLDRTGGEGYLEESGTMNLCLVTSDGDLITPALGTILEGVTRDTILTLAADFGLTVVERPIPLEELRRGAADGRITEAFATGTAAAITPVVGFKGDGYEFTVGTGKPGEQTTALRAELLDIQYGRVEDRRGWLRRVL, via the coding sequence ATGAGTCCCCGATATCCTGTGACCCGAACCCAGGCCCCGACGTCCGACGCGGAGCTCTCCAAGATCTTGGCTTCGCCGGAGTTCGGTCGACATTTCGCCGACCACATGGCGTCGGCTACCTGGACGCCCGATGACGGTTGGCATGACCGCGGGGTCGGACCAATAAAGCCGTTCAGCCTGCACCCCGGTACGGCCGTTCTGCACTATGCGCAGGAGATTTTCGAAGGCCTCAAGGCCTATCGCCATGCCGACGGCGGAATTCACCTCTTCAGGCCGGAGCTCAATGCGAAGCGCTTCGCTCGCTCGGCAGAGCGCCTGGCGCTGCCCCGGCTGCCGGAGGAGGAGTTCATCGCGAGCGTGGAAGAGCTCGTTCGGGTGGACGCGCGGTGGGTCCCGATCCCTGAGGTCGAAAAGAGCCTCTATGTGCGGCCCTTCATGTTCGCTATCGACGAGTATCTGGCGGCAAAGCCGGCTGAGGTCGTGGCCTATTCGGTCATCGCGTGGCCGACCGGGTCGCTGTTCGCCGCAGGTCAGAGCGGGGTGACACTCTGGGTGAGCAGCCGCTACACCCGCTCGGCGCTAGGTGGCACCGGCGGAGCAAAGTGCGGCGGCAACTACGCCGCCGGCATGGCTGCTCAGATCGAGGCCAAGCAGCACGGCTGTGACCAGGTCATGTACCTGGACCGGACGGGCGGTGAGGGATATCTGGAGGAGTCGGGCACTATGAATCTGTGCCTGGTCACCTCGGACGGAGATCTCATCACTCCGGCGCTCGGAACCATCCTGGAGGGTGTTACCCGCGACACCATCCTCACGCTGGCCGCCGATTTCGGGCTGACCGTCGTGGAGCGACCCATTCCCCTTGAAGAATTGCGCCGTGGCGCGGCGGACGGCCGGATCACGGAGGCCTTCGCCACTGGGACAGCTGCGGCGATCACTCCCGTCGTCGGATTCAAGGGCGACGGCTACGAATTCACCGTGGGCACGGGGAAGCCAGGTGAGCAGACCACGGCCCTGCGCGCGGAACTCTTAGACATCCAGTACGGGCGGGTGGAGGATCGACGCGGCTGGCTGCGGCGCGTGCTGTGA
- a CDS encoding IS3 family transposase has protein sequence MIDAAITELTPLIGIRAACRATGRPQANHYRRHRQTPAPPRPGREPRPQPRALSAAERDSVRALLNSPDFADMAPAAVYHTLLDEGVYVASVSSMYRILRAHGEVRERRRHAVHPPKVKPELIADAPNRVWSWDITKLRGPAKRDFYHLYSVIDIYSRYTVAWLLAEREDAALAERLLSDAITKQGVAREQLTIHADRGTSMASKTVAQMMADLGVTKSHSRPRCSNDNPFSEAQFKTLKYRPDFPDRFGSVQDARAHCRAFFTWYNTIHRHSGIGWHTPHDVHHGHARQVRDVRADVLTAAYTRNPERFVRGIPQPPALPTTAWINKPEDTTTQSTNP, from the coding sequence ATGATCGACGCTGCGATCACCGAACTGACGCCGCTGATCGGCATCCGGGCGGCGTGCCGAGCCACCGGCCGGCCGCAGGCCAACCATTACCGCCGGCACCGCCAGACGCCTGCGCCACCGCGGCCGGGGCGTGAACCCAGGCCGCAGCCACGTGCCCTGAGCGCGGCCGAGCGTGACAGCGTCCGGGCGTTGCTCAACAGCCCGGACTTCGCCGACATGGCCCCCGCGGCCGTCTACCACACCCTCCTCGACGAGGGCGTGTACGTGGCGTCGGTGTCGAGCATGTACCGGATCCTGCGTGCCCACGGCGAAGTCAGGGAGCGCCGCCGTCACGCGGTGCACCCGCCGAAGGTCAAGCCCGAACTGATCGCCGACGCCCCCAATCGCGTGTGGTCGTGGGACATCACCAAGCTGCGCGGCCCGGCCAAGCGGGACTTCTACCACCTCTACAGCGTGATCGACATCTACAGCCGTTACACCGTCGCGTGGCTGCTCGCCGAGCGCGAGGACGCCGCCCTGGCCGAACGGCTGCTGTCCGACGCGATCACCAAGCAGGGCGTCGCGCGTGAGCAGTTGACCATCCACGCCGACCGCGGCACCTCAATGGCGTCCAAGACGGTCGCGCAGATGATGGCCGACCTCGGCGTGACCAAGTCCCACTCCCGGCCCAGGTGCAGCAACGACAACCCGTTCTCCGAGGCCCAGTTCAAGACCCTGAAGTACCGGCCCGACTTCCCCGACCGCTTCGGCAGCGTCCAGGACGCCCGAGCTCACTGCCGCGCCTTCTTCACCTGGTACAACACCATCCACCGGCACTCCGGCATCGGCTGGCACACCCCACACGACGTCCACCACGGCCACGCCCGGCAGGTCCGCGATGTCCGCGCCGACGTCCTGACCGCCGCCTACACCCGCAACCCCGAACGATTCGTCCGCGGCATCCCGCAACCACCCGCCCTGCCCACCACCGCGTGGATCAACAAGCCCGAGGACACCACGACTCAGTCAACGAACCCCTGA
- a CDS encoding transposase has translation MARLPVTADSGYGDCALFRLGLTERGLPYVVQVDPNATAHPGDAVPVTPTYSGRGRPPRPAYPDPPVTFKRLALAAGRDATRPVTWRHGSRRTRGNPTAAMRSRFLRLRIRPANRDIPRADDGTLPEAWLIAEWPPDATEPVKYWLSNTDTRTSLKTLVRLAKLRWRVEHDYRELKSGLGIDHFEGRTFTGWHRHVTPTVLAQAFCVHLRLDPKADAPA, from the coding sequence CTGGCGAGGTTGCCGGTGACCGCGGACTCCGGCTACGGCGACTGCGCGCTGTTCCGCCTGGGGCTGACCGAACGCGGCCTGCCCTACGTGGTCCAGGTCGACCCGAACGCCACCGCCCACCCCGGCGACGCCGTGCCGGTGACACCGACCTACTCCGGTCGGGGTCGTCCGCCACGGCCTGCCTACCCTGATCCACCGGTCACCTTCAAGCGCCTCGCCCTGGCCGCTGGCCGGGACGCGACCCGGCCGGTGACCTGGCGTCACGGCAGCCGGCGCACCCGCGGCAACCCGACCGCCGCGATGCGCTCCCGCTTCCTACGCCTACGGATCCGCCCCGCCAACCGCGACATCCCCCGAGCCGACGACGGCACCCTGCCCGAGGCCTGGCTGATCGCCGAGTGGCCACCAGACGCCACCGAACCAGTCAAGTACTGGCTATCCAACACGGACACACGCACCTCCCTGAAGACCCTGGTCCGGCTGGCGAAACTCCGCTGGCGGGTCGAACACGACTACCGAGAACTCAAATCCGGTCTCGGCATCGACCACTTCGAAGGCCGCACCTTCACCGGCTGGCACCGCCACGTCACCCCCACCGTGCTCGCCCAAGCCTTCTGCGTCCACCTCCGCCTCGACCCAAAAGCGGATGCGCCGGCCTGA
- a CDS encoding ISAs1 family transposase gives MLINAVQDQPDEQTRPVLLGRNRQESLVAALSEVSDPRDARGIRHRLPTVVGLALAAVLAGNTSVYAIGQWIAGCSQKTLKVFGARVAPATGRYVGPDEKTVRGLCARLDGDVLDAVMGRWLQRRALAAQRAKARTGVRPPRGRKARRRAKAAGQRRWRASTRGRHRPRLIQVAVDGKTSRGAKSAGNPAPHLLAALSCVGVVLAQRQVDGKSNEITAFVPLLTPLELAGQVVTADAMQTQRKHARWLRQVKDAHFIFPVLDNQPTLFDRLDALDWAGVPVTAWSVDDDRGRHERRTIQVIPAPPEVNFPHVAQVFLIERTVTVKGKTSYQAMLYVTSLTAEQADPADLLAYVRQHWGIEVLHWVRDVTLGEDASRVRTGNTPRVMATLRNVVVSLLRIHDTTNIAAALRYNARTNRRILKLLDLLPA, from the coding sequence TTGCTGATCAACGCTGTCCAAGACCAGCCGGACGAGCAGACACGACCGGTCCTGTTGGGCCGTAACAGGCAGGAAAGCCTGGTCGCGGCGCTGTCGGAGGTTTCTGATCCGCGGGACGCGCGAGGGATCCGGCATCGGTTGCCGACGGTGGTCGGGTTGGCCCTGGCGGCGGTGCTGGCCGGCAATACGTCGGTGTACGCGATCGGGCAGTGGATCGCCGGGTGTTCACAGAAGACCCTGAAGGTGTTCGGCGCCCGGGTGGCTCCGGCGACCGGCCGGTATGTCGGTCCGGATGAGAAGACGGTGCGCGGGTTGTGCGCCCGGCTCGACGGTGACGTGCTGGACGCGGTGATGGGTCGGTGGCTGCAGCGGCGTGCCCTGGCGGCGCAGCGGGCGAAGGCGCGGACCGGGGTACGGCCCCCGCGAGGTCGTAAGGCCCGTCGCCGGGCCAAGGCCGCTGGCCAGCGCCGCTGGCGGGCCAGTACACGCGGTCGGCACCGGCCGCGGCTGATCCAGGTCGCGGTGGACGGCAAGACCAGCCGCGGTGCGAAGAGCGCCGGCAACCCGGCGCCGCACCTGCTCGCCGCGTTGTCATGCGTGGGGGTGGTACTCGCCCAGCGCCAGGTCGACGGCAAAAGCAATGAGATCACCGCGTTCGTACCGCTGTTGACGCCCCTCGAGCTGGCCGGCCAGGTGGTGACGGCCGACGCGATGCAGACGCAGCGTAAGCATGCCCGATGGCTGCGCCAGGTCAAGGACGCGCACTTCATCTTCCCGGTGCTGGACAACCAGCCCACCCTGTTCGACCGGCTCGACGCTCTGGACTGGGCCGGGGTGCCGGTCACCGCGTGGAGCGTGGACGACGACCGGGGCCGGCACGAGCGACGCACCATCCAGGTCATACCCGCTCCGCCCGAGGTGAACTTCCCGCACGTCGCGCAGGTGTTCCTGATCGAACGGACCGTCACCGTCAAAGGCAAGACCAGCTACCAGGCGATGCTGTATGTCACCAGCCTCACCGCCGAGCAGGCCGACCCCGCTGACCTGCTCGCGTACGTGCGCCAACACTGGGGAATCGAGGTTCTGCACTGGGTGAGGGATGTGACCCTCGGCGAGGACGCCTCCCGGGTCCGGACCGGTAACACGCCACGCGTCATGGCAACCCTACGAAACGTAGTGGTCAGCCTGCTCAGAATCCACGACACCACCAACATCGCCGCCGCGCTGCGATACAACGCCCGCACGAACCGCCGGATCCTCAAACTCCTGGACCTTCTACCAGCCTAA
- a CDS encoding reverse transcriptase domain-containing protein has protein sequence MTDIANCFTASPHEKLMQAVEERVSDQAVLKLLRVMLRAGVMQEGTVRREVSGTPQGGPASPLLCNVYLHRLDRVWNTVEHGVLVRYCDDLVVMCQSPSVSSLGKAG, from the coding sequence TTGACGGACATCGCCAACTGTTTTACGGCGAGTCCGCATGAGAAGTTGATGCAAGCGGTTGAGGAACGTGTCAGCGACCAGGCGGTCCTGAAGCTTCTGCGCGTGATGCTGCGCGCGGGAGTGATGCAGGAGGGGACGGTGCGCCGTGAGGTGTCCGGAACCCCGCAGGGCGGTCCGGCATCGCCGTTGCTCTGCAACGTGTATCTGCACCGGCTGGACCGGGTGTGGAACACCGTGGAACACGGGGTGCTGGTCCGCTATTGCGATGACCTGGTGGTGATGTGCCAGTCACCCTCTGTGTCATCCTTGGGGAAGGCAGGTTGA
- a CDS encoding 4'-phosphopantetheinyl transferase superfamily protein, translating into MIERILPPAVVVEECFTDPAGLRPHPDEEHVVANSVPKRWREFTTVRHCARQALTRLGLPPAPILPGVRGAPGWPAGIVGSMTHCDGYRGAALARAGTVGSVGVDAEPHAPLPDGVLGAVALPAERTRTAALRATHPGVCWDRLLFSAKEAVYKAWFPLTGRWLDFAEADIVVDPAGTFTARLLVPGPRLDGVELTAFDGRFLVKRGLVLTAVTVPAASAR; encoded by the coding sequence GTGATCGAACGGATCCTGCCGCCGGCGGTGGTGGTGGAGGAGTGCTTCACCGACCCGGCCGGGCTGCGCCCGCACCCGGACGAGGAGCACGTCGTCGCGAACTCGGTGCCGAAGCGCTGGCGGGAGTTCACCACCGTCCGGCACTGCGCCCGCCAGGCGCTGACCCGGCTGGGCCTGCCGCCCGCGCCGATCCTGCCCGGCGTCCGAGGCGCGCCCGGCTGGCCGGCCGGCATCGTCGGCAGCATGACGCACTGCGACGGCTACCGCGGCGCCGCCCTCGCCCGCGCCGGCACGGTCGGCAGCGTCGGCGTGGACGCGGAGCCGCACGCGCCGCTGCCCGACGGGGTGCTGGGCGCCGTCGCGCTGCCCGCCGAGCGCACCCGGACCGCCGCGTTGCGTGCCACCCACCCCGGGGTCTGCTGGGACCGACTGCTGTTCAGCGCGAAGGAGGCGGTCTACAAGGCGTGGTTCCCGCTGACCGGTCGCTGGCTCGACTTCGCCGAGGCGGACATCGTCGTCGACCCGGCCGGCACGTTCACCGCCCGGCTGCTGGTGCCCGGGCCGCGGCTCGACGGCGTGGAGCTGACCGCGTTCGACGGCCGGTTCCTGGTGAAGCGGGGTCTGGTGCTCACCGCCGTCACCGTCCCGGCGGCGTCGGCACGCTAG